The Carboxydocella sporoproducens DSM 16521 DNA segment TCTCTGGTGAACCCGGAACTGTTAAATTATTGCAAAGAAAATGTAAAAATCTACGATAGTGCCGGTATGACATTAGAAGAAATTAACAAAGTTGTGTTCCAATCAGCTTCTGCAGGTCAGCTGGTAGTCCGCTTGCATACCGGAGACCCCTCGATGTATGGAGCTATTCAGGAACAGATTAAAGCCTGGGAAGAAAAAGGTTTAGAAGTTGAAATCGTACCAGGAGTTAGCTCTGTATTTGCAGCCGCTGCTGCTTTAAAAGAGGAATTTACTAAACCCGGTGTTACCCAGACTTTGATTTTAACCAGGGTAGGGGGTAAAACACCCGTACCGGAAAAGGAACGCCTGGCAAACCTTGCCAGTCATGGTGCCAGTCTCGCTATCTTTTTAAGTGTTCATCTCATCGACCAAATCGTAACAGAACTTTTAGAGGCTAATCTACCCCCTGATACTCCGGTTGCAGTCGTACAACGCGTAAC contains these protein-coding regions:
- the cobM gene encoding precorrin-4 C(11)-methyltransferase, which produces MKVYIVGAGPGAVDLITIRGLELLKRADVVIYAGSLVNPELLNYCKENVKIYDSAGMTLEEINKVVFQSASAGQLVVRLHTGDPSMYGAIQEQIKAWEEKGLEVEIVPGVSSVFAAAAALKEEFTKPGVTQTLILTRVGGKTPVPEKERLANLASHGASLAIFLSVHLIDQIVTELLEANLPPDTPVAVVQRVTWPDEKIVKGNLSNIAALVKEAKITKTALVLVGKFLNAEFDRSLLYHPNFSHAFREGS